A single window of Nicotiana tomentosiformis chromosome 1, ASM39032v3, whole genome shotgun sequence DNA harbors:
- the LOC104105726 gene encoding histone H1-like: MATEEPVVANEVAIEPAAPEPVTEEEINPPAKSAKSKKEPKAKKPAAPRKKTASSHPPYFEMISDAIVTLKERTGSSQYAITKFIEDKQKNLPPNFKKLLLNQLKKLVASGKLVKVKSSYKLPSARSATAASKPAAAAAAPAKKKTAAAAKPKAAKAKPAAKPKPKPKAAAKPAAKAKPAAKAKPAAKAKPAAKAKPAAKAKPAAKAKPAVKPKPKAIVAAKPKAAAAKPKATPVKAKAATKPKAKETKPAKVARTATRTTPSRKAAPKAAPVKKTPARSVKSPVKKSSTRRGGRK; encoded by the exons ATGGCCACTGAAGAACCAGTTGTAGCAAACGAGGTTGCAATTGAACCCGCCGCTCCTGAACCGGTCACGGAGGAGGAGATTAACCCTCCAGCCAAGTCTGCAAAATCAAAGAAAGAGCCTAAGGCTAAAAAACCCGCTGCCCCCAGGAAGAAAACTGCTTCCTCTCATCCTCCTTACTTTGAG ATGATTAGCGATGCGATTGTGACATTGAAGGAGAGAACTGGATCGAGCCAGTACGCTATAACGAAGTTCATTGAGGATAAGCAGAAGAATCTTCCACCGAATTTCAAAAAGCTGTTGCTGAATCAATTGAAGAAGCTTGTTGCTTCTGGTAAGCTGGTGAAAGTCAAGAGCTCCTACAAGCTTCCATCGGCTCGTTCTGCTACTGCGGCTTCTAAgcctgctgctgctgctgctgctccGGCGAAGAAGAAGACTGCTGCAGCTGCTAAGCCCAAAGCGGCGAAGGCAAAGCCCGCTGCAAAGCCGAAACCCAAACCAAAGGCTGCTGCCAAGCCCGCTGCAAAGGCCAAACCTGCTGCAAAGGCCAAGCCTGCTGCTAAGGCAAAACCTGCTGCTAAGGCAAAACCCGCTGCCAAGGCAAAGCCTGCTGCCAAGGCTAAGCCCGCTGTTAAGCCCAAGCCCAAAGCGATTGTTGCTGCTAAGCCCAAAGCTGCCGCTGCTAAGCCTAAAGCTACTCCTGTGAAGGCAAAGGCGGCTACTAAGCCAAAGGCAAAGGAGACGAAGCCAGCTAAGGTTGCAAGGACTGCTACCAGGACGACTCCAAGTCGGAAAGCAGCACCTAAGGCGGCGCCAGTGAAAAAGACACCTGCTAGAAGCGTCAAGTCGCCGGTGAAGAAGTCCTCCACGAGGAGAGGGGGAAGGAAGTGA